A region from the Cervus elaphus chromosome 10, mCerEla1.1, whole genome shotgun sequence genome encodes:
- the SNN gene encoding stannin encodes MSIMDHSPTTGVVTVIVILIAIAALGALILGCWCYLRLQRISQSEDEESIVGDGETKEPFLLVQYSAKGPCVERKAKLTPNGPEVHG; translated from the coding sequence ATGTCTATTATGGACCACAGCCCCACCACGGGAGTGGTCACGGTGATCGTCATCCTCATCGCCATCGCGGCCCTGGGGGCCTTGATCTTGGGCTGCTGGTGCTACCTGCGACTCCAGCGCATCAGCCAGTCGGAGGACGAGGAGAGCATCGTAGGGGATGGCGAGACCAAGGAGCCCTTCCTGCTGGTGCAGTATTCGGCCAAGGGACCGTGCGTGGAGAGGAAGGCCAAGCTGACCCCCAACGGCCCTGAAGTCCACGGCTGA